One Dehalococcoidia bacterium genomic window carries:
- a CDS encoding acyl-CoA dehydrogenase family protein: MDFQLTEQQKLIQETARRIAREKVAPRAAEIDEKEEYPEDIYQAFKEVGLLGLSIPQEYGGSGAGVLALALAVEEVAKYCCSSGLILLLSMLSTQPIIIGGTEEQKKRWAGAVARGEMRASFCLTEPSTGSDAANLRTRAVRDGDDYVLNGEKSYISGGTVADFVTLFAKTDPTAGSRGITGFIIDAKNTPGFSVARTDRKMGVKAVATAHFAIQDARVPAENVIGGSEGRGFNAAMLGLNTCRPVVGARGLGLAEGALAYALEYARKREAFGSPIADLQAIQFMLADMAIAIEASRLLVYQAAWNVDHGLYQREHAHYLSIAKAFATETAVKVSSDAIQILGAQGYMMDHPLERHYRDARQLMIVEGTSQIQRVLISRALLDRNLVYA; this comes from the coding sequence ATGGACTTCCAGCTCACAGAGCAGCAGAAGCTGATCCAGGAGACCGCCCGCCGCATCGCTCGGGAGAAGGTGGCGCCGCGCGCCGCCGAGATCGACGAGAAGGAAGAGTACCCGGAGGACATCTATCAGGCCTTCAAGGAGGTCGGCCTCCTGGGGCTCTCCATTCCGCAGGAGTACGGCGGCTCCGGCGCCGGCGTGCTCGCCCTCGCCCTGGCCGTGGAGGAGGTCGCGAAGTACTGCTGCTCCTCCGGCCTCATTCTCCTGCTCTCCATGCTCTCGACCCAGCCGATCATCATTGGCGGTACGGAGGAGCAGAAGAAGCGCTGGGCCGGGGCCGTCGCCCGCGGCGAAATGCGCGCCTCCTTCTGCCTCACCGAACCCTCGACGGGCTCCGACGCCGCCAACCTGCGCACCCGCGCCGTCCGCGACGGGGATGACTACGTCCTCAATGGCGAGAAGTCCTACATCTCTGGCGGCACCGTCGCCGATTTCGTCACGCTGTTCGCGAAGACGGACCCCACCGCCGGCTCGCGCGGCATCACCGGCTTCATCATCGACGCCAAGAACACGCCCGGCTTCTCGGTCGCCCGCACGGACCGCAAGATGGGAGTGAAGGCCGTCGCGACGGCACATTTCGCCATCCAGGACGCCCGCGTCCCGGCCGAGAACGTCATCGGCGGCAGCGAGGGGCGCGGATTCAATGCGGCGATGCTCGGCCTCAACACCTGCCGCCCCGTGGTCGGCGCCCGCGGGCTCGGCCTCGCCGAAGGCGCGCTCGCCTACGCGCTCGAGTACGCGCGCAAGCGCGAGGCCTTCGGCTCACCGATCGCAGACTTGCAGGCGATCCAGTTCATGCTCGCCGACATGGCTATCGCCATCGAGGCCTCACGACTCCTCGTCTACCAGGCCGCCTGGAACGTCGACCATGGCCTCTACCAGCGCGAGCACGCCCACTACCTCTCGATCGCGAAGGCGTTCGCGACCGAGACCGCGGTCAAGGTGTCCTCGGACGCGATCCAGATACTGGGCGCGCAGGGCTACATGATGGACCACCCGCTGGAGCGGCATTACCGCGACGCGCGTCAGCTGATGATCGTGGAGGGGACGAGCCAGATCCAGCGCGTCCTGATCTCGCGCGCCCTCCTCGACCGCAACCTTGTGTACGCGTGA